TGTTTTATTGTCATCCTGCAACAATTGCTCAATCAACTGTTGCTCCCGTTCTTTTGCGAGTCGTTTGCTTTCGGGCAACGTTTTTAAGTTTTCCTCTATAATTCTTTCCTGTTCTTCTTTAATGCTCTGTGCATCGAAATCAGTCATTCTTTTACCCCTTTATCTTCGCAATCGTTTTCAATCCCCGGCATTAGCATGTATGGGGAGTTTACAAATGTGTTGTTTTCGTCGGTAAGGTTGCTTCCTAAGGCTGCCCAGATGCTTCCGCGCTCGGGATTGTTGTAGTTGCGCGGTACATTATTTATAAATGTATTGTTTTTCAGGTGTACACCATCAAAGGACGTTAAAATCATGGCACGACGGGGATACTCTTCAATGGTGTTGTTTTCAAAGGTAATGTTTTTGAACATGGGATATGCGGTTCTGAAATCTGCACCTGAATCGCCGACTGTTGTGGTGGGATTGGGATGCTTGGTGTTCTGAATCGGGATACCTGCAGGCAGGAAGGTACTCATGTAGATGACACCCTTGTCCCAGTCGTTGATGTCGCACTCTTTGATTTTGTTGTTGCGTATCATCAGGTTTTCAACGCCCATCCCTTCTGACCAGAGCGGACTGGCACCCGTTTCAATCTGAATGGCGGCACCCTGAATCCGATAAAATGTGCAGTTTTCAATGATGCCGTTGTCTGCCTGGGCTAAAATGCCCCGGGCACGGGTTTCATGGAAATAGCAGTTGCGGATTTCATAATGTCCCGAATCGTACGAGCGGTTGAAGATAACCGAGTCGGGTTTTATGGAATCGGGAATTTCTTTGTCTAAGGTGAGTACAGACCAGCCGTCCTGCTGTTTGATATTTAAAATGGTAGCGAAAAAGCCGGTAGGGGATAAATCTCCGTTTCTGAATTCCAACAGCTCGCCTTGTTTGTCTGCGGAGTATTTGGTGTTTTTGTATCTGAAAGTGTCGGCAGATAGCTTTTCTACGCCCATTTCCACCCAGGTATGAATGTTGATGCAGTCATCTCCCTGATAACCTAAATCGCATTCTTCAAACAGCATGTAACCATCACTTCGGGTTACATGTACGCCGTCAACCGTTGCGGTGATATAGCGTTTTTCAAAGTCAGGCAGGGTGATTTTAAAGCGGTGGAACAGCAAATGATGGCTGTGTCCGCTTACATGCAGACCAAAGCCCGGAATGGAGTAAATGGTCACATCGGTAAGCGAAATATGTTCGCAATTTTTTAAGGTAAAGCATCCGCCGTTATATACAAAGTGGCGCACCAGATAGAAAGTGCCCTCCTTAAAATAGCGGTCATTTAAAGTGGTCGGGTCTAAGTGACAGCGATACACCTTTTCCGAAATTTTTTCCCGTTTTGTAAAAGGCTCTTCCGAAAAACGCTTGGGACCTATGTATTCGGTGCCATCCTCCACACCGGGAGTAAAGGTTTCGGGGTTGACCTGGTTTAAGGTGATAAAAAGCGAAGTGTCGGGAAGCGGTCTTTCTTCCATGTATTCAAGATCCACAAATTCGGGTGTGCGTTTTACCACTTTTACAAGGCTGGCTAAGGGTGCAGTTTCCCAGTCCCAGTCGATATTTAAGTTGCAGATTTGTGTATTTGAACAATTTTCCAGCTTGAAATACATCATGGTCTGCAGATGGTTGATGGGGCTGTAAAATATAAACCGCGCACCGTTGCCGTTGAGTTCAAAATTGTGCATATCAAAAATTTCAAGGGGCTTTTGGATGGTAATGCGGTATATGCCGGGGTCAACAGTCAGACGGTCAATGCCATTTTCCTTACAATGGTTAATGGCATTTTGTAAAAGCGATGCGTCAAAGGCTTTGTCTGTGGTAATGCCAAAAGCATTTGCGTTGATTTCGGTTTTTATAATCGGTTTGTTAAAATCTGAAATATGCATAGATTCTCATCCTCTCTTTCTAAAAAGTATAGCAGAGAAAGAATGAAATTGCAATCCTTTTTTTCACCGGGAAGGGATGAATTTTTTTGCAAAATTCTTTCTGTTTATAGTCATTGACAGCTACCTTAAAATGTGGTATACTATTCTTTGTGCTTAAGAAAAGAGGTGCTGTTGTTTGGAAACACAAAGAGAGAATAAAATGGGCGTTATGCCCATCAACAAGCTGTTAATCACCATGTCACTTCCCATGATTGTTTCCATGATGGTGCAGGCACTTTACAACGTGGTAGACAGTATATTTGTAGCACAAATCAGTGAAAATGCGTTAACTGCCGTTTCACTGGCTTTCCCGGTACAAAACTTAATGATTGCAGTGGCAACCGGTACGGGTGTGGGTGTCAATTCTTTGGTTGCAAAGAATTTAGGTGCCAAAAAGCCGGAAGAAGCAAACCGTATTGCAACCAATGGCGTTATTCTGGCATTTGTCAGCTATCTGGTGTTTTTGCTGATTGGTCTTACCTGTTCAAAGGTGTTTTTTACGGCACAGACCGATGTAAAAGAAATTGTGGACAACGGCTTTTGGTATATGCTGATTTGTTGTGTGGCATCTTTTGGTGTGTTTGGACAGATTATATTTGAACGATTACTGCAGGCAACAGGCAAAACGGTGCTTTCTATGTGTACCCAGGGCTTAGGCGCGGTGGTGAACCTGGTTTTAGACCCGATTTTGATTTTCGGCTGGTTGGGACTGCCTGCCATGGGCGTTGCGGGTGCGGCACTTGCAACGGTTATCGGGCAGATTGCGGCGTTTTTCTTCGGCATGTTTTTAAATCGCAGATGCAACAAGGAAATCCATGTTTCTTTACGGAAATACAAGCCGGATGCAAAGAGCATCAAGCAGATTTACGGCATCGGATATCCGTCCATAATCATGCAGTCTATCGGATCTGTCATGACCTTTGGCTTTAACAAAATTTTGATTGCCTTTACCGAAACAGCGGCAACCGTGTTTGGTGTATACTTTAAACTGCAAAGCTTTATCTTTATGCCGGTGTTTGGGGTAAACAATGGTTTGGTGCCTGTGTTCAGCTTTAACTACGGCGCGCAAAACCGCAAACGTATGATGCAGGCATTAAAGGTGGCAACCCTTTATGCCATGGGTTTTATGGTGTTTGGTATTTTTATGTTCCAGGTTTTCCCAACGCAACTTCTTGGTATGTTCAACGCATCGGAGGAAATGCTTAAAATCGGTGTGCCGGCAATGCGGATTATCTGCTTGAGCTATGTGTTTGCAGGCTTTTGCATCACGGTGGGTTCTGCATTTCAGGCGTTGGGCAAGGGACTGTATTCCATGCTGGTATCGGTGGCAAGACAGCTTATCGTATTGCTTCCGGCTGCATATTTGTTGTCACTTACGGGAAATGTCAATATGGTATGGTGGTCGTATCCGATTGCCGAACTTGCCTCCCTTGGCATGACCGTTTGGTATTTGGTAAAAATTTATAAGGCGGTTATTTCCAAAATACCGCTTGAATCTAAATAAGAAAGGATGTTTTAAAATGAGTGAATGTACACATAACTGCGAAACTTGCACCGCAAACTGCGGCAGTGCAGGTGAAAAACCGGCTCCCGAAAGCTTTTTGGAAAAGCCCAACGAGCTGAGCAGCATCAAAAAGGTTATCGGTGTTGTAAGCGGTAAGGGGGGCGTTGGTAAATCTTTGGTTACTTCGCTTCTTGCCATTGCAATGCAGAGAAAAGGCTTTAAGTGCGGTATCATGGATGCCGACATCACAGGTCCTTCCATTCCGAAGGCTTTTGGTATTACTGAAAAGGCGCAGGGAACTGAAAATGCTCTTTTGCCCGTAACCAGTAAAACCGGTATTGACATTATGTCCTTAAACCTTTTGTTGCAGGATGAAACCCAGCCGGTGGTATGGCGCGGTCCCGTTATCGGCGGTGTAGTAAAGCAGTTCTGGACAGATGTTATCTGGAACGATGTGGACTTTTTGTTTGTGGATATGCCTCCCGGAACAGGTGACGTTCCGCTGACCGTGTTCCAGTCCATTCCGGTAGACGGTATTGTAGTTGTAACCTCGCCCCAGGAACTGGTAACCATGGTTGTGGCAAAGGCTGTAAACATGGCAAAGATGATGAATATCCCGATTTTAGGTCTTGTGGAAAACATGTCTTATTTCGAATGCCCCGACTGCGGTAAAAAGCATTCTATCTATGGTGAAAGCCATTTAGAAGAGGTTGCCGAGAAGTTTGGCATTGCAGATGTTGCAAGAATTCCGATTGACCCGAAGGTTGCGGCAGCTGTGGATCAGGGCATGATTGAACTGACCAACGGCGAATGGGTATATGAATTATCCGACAAGATTGAAGCAAAGATGAAATAATTGTAAAAAGCCTTGCGTTGCAGGGCTTTTTCTTTTAAAATGCTTGAATTTTGTTTTTCAGTATGATATACTGATTTAGAAGGCAGGTAATTTATGACATGGGGTGAAAAAATGACAAAACAGGAGTTGTTAAAGCATGTCGGCTCGGTGGAGCAGATTGGCGGTATAACGGATTATACCTTAAATGACGGCAAAGGAAAAGGCGTCAGAGTGATTGAAATCAACACCGGTACGGTGCGGGTTTCGGTTTTGCCTGACCGCTGTATGGACATCGCGAATGCGTTTTACAAGGCGCACGCGGTAAGTTGGATTTCCAAAACCGGCATTACGGCACCTGCTTTTTATGAAAAGGACGGCTTAAGCTGGCTTCGGGGCTTTTACGGTGGGCTTTTAACCACCTGCGGTCTGAAAAATCTGGGAAAACCGACGGAAAATTGCGGATTACATGGCAGAATGGCAAATACCCCTGCCGAAAAGGTGAGTGTGTTTGCAGACTGGGTCGGCGATGAATATGTGATGTCCGTTTCGGGACAAATGCGCGAAAGCGTAGTATTCGGCGAAAATCTGGTTTTAAAACGTACCATCAGTACAAAACTGTTTTTGGATGAAATTACGGTGGAAGATACCATTGTGAATTTGGGCTTTGAAACCGAAGATGTTGCCATTTGCTATCATTGTAATTTCGGCTATCCGCTGGTACGCGAGGGCGCAAAAATGGTTAATGTTCAGCCTGAAATTGCAAATATTCCGGCTCCTATTCACGGCAAAGAGGAAGAATGTCATGCGGTAATGCACACGGGTGAAGTGGCAACTGCCGGCATTGAAAACGGTGAGATTGGTGCATATATTACTTATGAACGCAACACACTTCCCGAATTTTTAGTATGGAAAATGCCGGGTGAGAGTGAGTATGTGGTCGGCTTAGAGCCGCGCACCACAAATCTTGGCGGTGACAGCATTGCAGAACAGAATGCGTTTGTAAAGGTTAACCCCTTTGAAGAATACAAAACCAAGCTGACCTTCAGTTTTAAGACATTATGAAAGGACGAAAGAATATGAAAATTTTAATGATTGGTGCGCATCAGGATGACAACGAATTTGAAAGAGGCGGTTTAGCTTCCAAGCTTTTGAAAAAAGGACATGACGTTCGCTTTTTAAGTATGTGTAACGGCTGTGGCGGGCATCATATTTTAAGTCCTGAAGAGACTACGGCAACCCGTGCAAAGGAATCTGCGGCAGTGGCAAAGTTTTTGGGGATTACCTATGATGTTTGGGATGTGGATGACTGTAATTTAGTTGCGGATTTGCCCACCAGAAAACGTACCATCCGTTATATCCGCGAATACAATCCCGATTTGATTATTTCACACCGTCCCAATGACTACATGGCAGACCACAGAGCGGTGGCACAGCTGGTGCAGGATGCGTCTTATCTTCTGACTGTCCCGCACGAATGTGCAGATGTACCTGCAATGCGATTTATGCCGGTTATTATGTACAGCGAAGACAAGTTTTCAAATCCCGTATTCCGCCCCGATGTGTTGGTGGATGTGGACGATGAAATTGATATTAAATTACAGATTGCAAACTTAAATGTTTGTCAGGTTTACGAATGGTTGCCCTATACCTACGGCGAAGAAGTGCCTGAAGGTGCAGAGGCACGTTTTGAATGGCTTAAGGGTATGGAAGTGACTGCAGATACTACCGACGAAGAGGTTATGGCAGCACCCCGCGGTTATATGCCCAGATACGCCAAAACTGCGGCACGTTTCAGAAAAGAACTGATTGAACAGTTTGGTGAAGAAAAGGGGTCTAAAATCCGTTTTGCGGAAGCTTATGAGGTTTGTGAATACGGCAAGCCCTTAAGTGAAGAAATGAAAAAGGAGCTGTTCCGTT
Above is a genomic segment from Clostridia bacterium containing:
- a CDS encoding right-handed parallel beta-helix repeat-containing protein; the protein is MHISDFNKPIIKTEINANAFGITTDKAFDASLLQNAINHCKENGIDRLTVDPGIYRITIQKPLEIFDMHNFELNGNGARFIFYSPINHLQTMMYFKLENCSNTQICNLNIDWDWETAPLASLVKVVKRTPEFVDLEYMEERPLPDTSLFITLNQVNPETFTPGVEDGTEYIGPKRFSEEPFTKREKISEKVYRCHLDPTTLNDRYFKEGTFYLVRHFVYNGGCFTLKNCEHISLTDVTIYSIPGFGLHVSGHSHHLLFHRFKITLPDFEKRYITATVDGVHVTRSDGYMLFEECDLGYQGDDCINIHTWVEMGVEKLSADTFRYKNTKYSADKQGELLEFRNGDLSPTGFFATILNIKQQDGWSVLTLDKEIPDSIKPDSVIFNRSYDSGHYEIRNCYFHETRARGILAQADNGIIENCTFYRIQGAAIQIETGASPLWSEGMGVENLMIRNNKIKECDINDWDKGVIYMSTFLPAGIPIQNTKHPNPTTTVGDSGADFRTAYPMFKNITFENNTIEEYPRRAMILTSFDGVHLKNNTFINNVPRNYNNPERGSIWAALGSNLTDENNTFVNSPYMLMPGIENDCEDKGVKE
- a CDS encoding MATE family efflux transporter, whose product is MGVMPINKLLITMSLPMIVSMMVQALYNVVDSIFVAQISENALTAVSLAFPVQNLMIAVATGTGVGVNSLVAKNLGAKKPEEANRIATNGVILAFVSYLVFLLIGLTCSKVFFTAQTDVKEIVDNGFWYMLICCVASFGVFGQIIFERLLQATGKTVLSMCTQGLGAVVNLVLDPILIFGWLGLPAMGVAGAALATVIGQIAAFFFGMFLNRRCNKEIHVSLRKYKPDAKSIKQIYGIGYPSIIMQSIGSVMTFGFNKILIAFTETAATVFGVYFKLQSFIFMPVFGVNNGLVPVFSFNYGAQNRKRMMQALKVATLYAMGFMVFGIFMFQVFPTQLLGMFNASEEMLKIGVPAMRIICLSYVFAGFCITVGSAFQALGKGLYSMLVSVARQLIVLLPAAYLLSLTGNVNMVWWSYPIAELASLGMTVWYLVKIYKAVISKIPLESK
- a CDS encoding Mrp/NBP35 family ATP-binding protein, which codes for MSECTHNCETCTANCGSAGEKPAPESFLEKPNELSSIKKVIGVVSGKGGVGKSLVTSLLAIAMQRKGFKCGIMDADITGPSIPKAFGITEKAQGTENALLPVTSKTGIDIMSLNLLLQDETQPVVWRGPVIGGVVKQFWTDVIWNDVDFLFVDMPPGTGDVPLTVFQSIPVDGIVVVTSPQELVTMVVAKAVNMAKMMNIPILGLVENMSYFECPDCGKKHSIYGESHLEEVAEKFGIADVARIPIDPKVAAAVDQGMIELTNGEWVYELSDKIEAKMK
- a CDS encoding DUF4432 family protein yields the protein MTKQELLKHVGSVEQIGGITDYTLNDGKGKGVRVIEINTGTVRVSVLPDRCMDIANAFYKAHAVSWISKTGITAPAFYEKDGLSWLRGFYGGLLTTCGLKNLGKPTENCGLHGRMANTPAEKVSVFADWVGDEYVMSVSGQMRESVVFGENLVLKRTISTKLFLDEITVEDTIVNLGFETEDVAICYHCNFGYPLVREGAKMVNVQPEIANIPAPIHGKEEECHAVMHTGEVATAGIENGEIGAYITYERNTLPEFLVWKMPGESEYVVGLEPRTTNLGGDSIAEQNAFVKVNPFEEYKTKLTFSFKTL
- a CDS encoding PIG-L family deacetylase, yielding MKILMIGAHQDDNEFERGGLASKLLKKGHDVRFLSMCNGCGGHHILSPEETTATRAKESAAVAKFLGITYDVWDVDDCNLVADLPTRKRTIRYIREYNPDLIISHRPNDYMADHRAVAQLVQDASYLLTVPHECADVPAMRFMPVIMYSEDKFSNPVFRPDVLVDVDDEIDIKLQIANLNVCQVYEWLPYTYGEEVPEGAEARFEWLKGMEVTADTTDEEVMAAPRGYMPRYAKTAARFRKELIEQFGEEKGSKIRFAEAYEVCEYGKPLSEEMKKELFR